From a single Streptomyces sp. 1331.2 genomic region:
- a CDS encoding NAD-dependent epimerase/dehydratase family protein, which translates to MRVLLLGADGFIGRRVTDRLLMDQELQVTVLGRRDSADIRFDLTTGSPGALARFLDAVAPQVVINCAGATYGSSRTLIRSNTLAVATVCEAIRRSREPARLVHVGSAAEYGPVPGGVPVSEQAEPRPVGPYGVSKLAGTELVLASGLDAAVLRVFDVVGPGSPTASLFGRLAEGLRRALERDEGQVRMPDLSGYRDFVDVRDVARAIQAAAVSAATGVINIGSGHAVRARDAAQLLVRASGFEGSIVEENRQVLLPAQVGGAGGDHGSGHHHQPGPYLPGHRAEGHRGDGHRAEGLRPEGRVVSGEPVPWRQADVRTARDRLGWRTQVPLEESLGDVWLETACRV; encoded by the coding sequence ATGAGGGTGCTGCTGCTGGGCGCCGACGGCTTCATCGGCCGCCGGGTCACCGACCGTCTGCTGATGGACCAGGAGTTGCAGGTGACGGTGCTCGGCCGGCGCGACTCGGCCGACATCCGCTTCGACCTGACCACCGGGAGCCCGGGTGCGCTGGCCCGGTTCCTGGACGCGGTCGCGCCGCAGGTGGTGATCAACTGTGCGGGCGCCACCTACGGCAGCTCGCGCACCCTGATCCGGTCGAACACGCTGGCCGTCGCGACGGTCTGCGAGGCGATCCGGCGCAGCCGGGAGCCGGCCCGGCTGGTGCACGTCGGCTCGGCCGCCGAGTACGGGCCGGTGCCCGGCGGGGTGCCGGTGTCCGAGCAGGCCGAGCCGCGGCCGGTCGGCCCGTACGGGGTGTCCAAGCTGGCGGGGACGGAGCTGGTGCTGGCCTCCGGCCTGGACGCGGCGGTGCTGCGGGTGTTCGACGTGGTGGGGCCGGGGTCGCCGACCGCCTCGCTGTTCGGCCGGCTGGCCGAGGGGCTGCGGCGGGCGCTGGAGCGGGACGAGGGCCAGGTGCGGATGCCGGACCTGTCCGGATACCGGGATTTCGTGGACGTGCGGGACGTCGCGCGGGCCATCCAGGCGGCCGCCGTGTCGGCCGCCACCGGGGTGATCAACATCGGCAGCGGGCACGCCGTCCGGGCCCGGGACGCGGCCCAGCTGCTGGTGCGGGCCTCGGGCTTCGAGGGGTCGATCGTCGAGGAGAACCGGCAGGTCCTGCTTCCGGCGCAGGTCGGCGGGGCGGGCGGCGACCACGGGTCGGGGCACCACCACCAGCCCGGCCCGTACCTGCCCGGTCACCGGGCGGAGGGCCACCGCGGGGACGGCCACCGCGCGGAGGGCCTGCGGCCGGAGGGCCGGGTGGTGTCGGGCGAGCCGGTGCCGTGGCGGCAGGCGGACGTGCGCACCGCCCGGGACCGTCTCGGATGGCGGACACAGGTGCCGCTGGAGGAGTCGCTGGGGGACGTCTGGCTGGAGACGGCCTGCCGGGTCTGA